One region of Corvus moneduloides isolate bCorMon1 chromosome 1, bCorMon1.pri, whole genome shotgun sequence genomic DNA includes:
- the FSBP gene encoding fibrinogen silencer-binding protein, which produces MVGKARSSNFTLSEKLDLLKLVKPYVKILEEHTNKHSVIVEKNKCWDIIADNYNAIGVDRPPRTAQGLRTLYKRLKEYAKQELLQQKETHSDCKSSISEPTKKVVEMIPQISNVCLRDRSGVQSASIDKETIAGTSSPQAMLDHHPATVMMDLQSEEDVKPPPSLIIDSQQNENLEQEEEHQLVHIMERSPSTSVSSVDMRVMMSPSPVPRRDEFFRLEVGERFRPMCGYDPQMLQMLKEEHQIILENQRKIGLYVQEKRDGLKRKQQLEEELLRTKIKVEKLKAIRLRRDLPEYSNI; this is translated from the exons ATGGTTGGGAAGGCCAGATCTTCTAATTTTACCTTATCTGAAAAGCTCGATTTGCTAAAACTCGTGAAGCCGTATGTTAAAATTCTCGAGGAACATACCAATAAGCATTCTGTaatagtggaaaaaaacaaatgctggGATATCATAGCTGATAACTACAATGCCATCGGAGTAGATCGCCCTCCTCGTACTGCACAGGGCCTGCGCACGCTGTACAAGAGGCTCAAAGAATATGCCAAACAGGAGCTATTGCAGCAAAAGGAGACTCACTCAGATtgtaaaagcagcatttccGAGCCAACCAAGAAAGTTGTGGAGATGATTCCACAGATTTCCAATGTGTGTTTAAGAGACAGGAGCGGTGTTCAAAG TGCTAGTATCGATAAAGAAACAATTGCTGGTACCAGTTCACCACAGGCAATGTTGGATCACCATCCTGCGACAGTCATGATGGACTTGCAGTCGGAAGAGGATGTCAAACCTCCTCCTTCTTTGATTATAGACTCACAGCAAAATGAGAACTTAGAACAAGAGGAAGAACACCAGCTGGTGCATATTATGGAAAGGTCTCCTTCAACATCAGTGTCTTCAGTTGATATGAGAGTGATGATGTCTCCTTCCCCTGTACCAAGAAGAGATGAGTTTTTTAGGCTTGAGGTTGGAGAACGCTTTAGACCAATGTGTGGTTATGATCCACAGATGTTACAAATGCTGAAAGAAGAGCATCAAATAATATtagaaaaccaaagaaaaattgGTCTTTATGTCCAAGAAAAAAGGGATGGtttgaaaagaaagcagcaactGGAAGAAGAACTATTGCGAACAAAAATCAAAGTAGAGAAGCTGAAGGCTATACGACTACGCCGTGATCTGCCAGAATACAGCaatatctaa